One Streptomyces drozdowiczii DNA segment encodes these proteins:
- a CDS encoding proline--tRNA ligase has product MAQVQRMSRLMIKTLRDDPADAETLNHKLLVRAGYVRRTAAGIWSWLPLGKKVLENITRVVREEMDAIGGQEVLLPALLPKEPYEASGRYDEYGDLLFRLQDRKGSDYLLGPTHEEIFTQVVKDMCSSYKDLPVILYQIQTKYRDEARPRAGVLRGREFQMKDSYSFDTTDEGLVEAYQLHRAAYIRIFERLGLDHRIVSAVSGAMGGSASEEFLAPAPAGEDTFVDCPNCDYAANTEAVTFNATAGDASGIGPVEELDTPDTPTIETLAAHLGVAASATLKNLLVKVDGEIVAVGVPGDREVDLGKLGEHLAPAVVELVTAEDFVGRPDLVRGYVGPQGLEKVRYIADPRVAPGTAWITGANKDGKHAKNVVAGRDFEVDDYLDVVVVEAGDPCPKCGTGLQVDRAIEIGHIFQLGRKYADIFALDVLGQQGKPVRVTMGSYGIGVSRAVAALAEQTADDKGLCWPREVAPADVHVVAAGKALQTELALEVSDKLAAAGLRVLVDDRAGVSPGVKFTDSELIGVPKILVAGRRSAEGVLELKDRRTGEREELTVEEAIARLSEQQD; this is encoded by the coding sequence ATGGCCCAGGTCCAGCGCATGTCCCGATTGATGATCAAGACACTGCGCGACGACCCGGCGGACGCCGAGACGCTCAACCACAAGCTCCTCGTCCGAGCCGGCTACGTACGACGCACCGCTGCCGGAATCTGGTCCTGGCTGCCGCTCGGCAAGAAGGTCCTGGAGAACATCACCCGCGTCGTCCGCGAGGAGATGGACGCCATCGGCGGCCAGGAGGTCCTGCTCCCCGCGCTGCTGCCCAAGGAGCCCTACGAGGCGAGCGGCCGGTACGACGAGTACGGCGACCTGCTGTTCCGGCTCCAGGACCGCAAGGGCTCCGACTACCTCCTCGGCCCCACGCACGAGGAGATCTTCACCCAGGTCGTCAAGGACATGTGCTCGTCCTACAAGGACCTGCCGGTCATCCTGTACCAGATCCAGACGAAGTACCGCGACGAGGCCCGCCCCCGGGCCGGTGTGCTGCGCGGCCGCGAGTTCCAGATGAAGGACTCGTACTCCTTCGACACCACGGACGAGGGCCTGGTCGAGGCGTACCAGCTGCACCGCGCCGCGTACATCCGCATCTTCGAGCGGCTCGGCCTGGACCACCGCATCGTGTCCGCCGTCTCCGGCGCCATGGGCGGCTCCGCCTCCGAGGAGTTCCTGGCGCCGGCGCCCGCCGGCGAGGACACCTTCGTGGACTGCCCGAACTGCGACTACGCGGCCAACACCGAGGCCGTCACCTTCAACGCCACCGCCGGCGACGCCTCGGGTATCGGCCCCGTCGAGGAACTGGACACCCCCGACACCCCGACCATCGAGACCCTGGCCGCCCACCTCGGCGTGGCGGCCTCCGCCACGCTGAAGAACCTGCTGGTCAAGGTCGACGGCGAGATCGTCGCCGTGGGCGTGCCCGGCGACCGCGAGGTGGACCTCGGCAAGCTGGGCGAGCACCTGGCCCCGGCCGTGGTCGAGCTGGTCACCGCCGAGGACTTCGTCGGCCGTCCCGACCTCGTACGCGGCTACGTCGGCCCCCAGGGCCTGGAGAAGGTCCGCTACATCGCCGACCCCCGCGTCGCCCCCGGCACCGCCTGGATCACCGGCGCCAACAAGGACGGCAAGCACGCGAAGAACGTCGTCGCGGGCCGCGACTTCGAGGTGGACGACTACCTCGACGTCGTCGTGGTCGAGGCGGGCGACCCCTGCCCCAAGTGCGGCACCGGCCTCCAGGTCGACCGCGCCATCGAGATCGGCCACATCTTCCAGCTCGGCCGCAAGTACGCCGACATCTTCGCGCTCGACGTGCTCGGCCAGCAGGGCAAGCCCGTCCGCGTCACCATGGGCTCGTACGGCATCGGCGTCTCCCGTGCCGTGGCCGCCCTCGCCGAGCAGACCGCCGACGACAAGGGCCTGTGCTGGCCCCGCGAGGTCGCCCCGGCCGACGTCCACGTCGTCGCCGCCGGCAAGGCCCTCCAGACCGAACTGGCCCTGGAGGTCTCCGACAAGCTGGCCGCCGCCGGACTGCGCGTCCTGGTGGACGACCGCGCCGGCGTCTCGCCCGGCGTCAAGTTCACCGACTCCGAGCTGATCGGCGTCCCGAAGATCCTGGTCGCCGGCCGCCGCTCGGCCGAAGGCGTCCTGGAGCTGAAGGACCGCCGCACCGGCGAGCGCGAGGAGCTGACGGTCGAGGAGGCCATCGCCCGCCTCTCCGAGCAGCAGGACTGA
- a CDS encoding GNAT family N-acetyltransferase has protein sequence MAADSGGGPRTTGVRVGPIDLAARVDEALAVQAVAFGLSAGEVEVRRHIVLRHLDHPHARALGALTPEGRLVGFVYGMPNDRGHWWSTVVEPYLRATGSAHWLDDAFVITELHVHPDFQNRGIGRTLITTITDAVAQPRSILSAIDTESPARGLYRSLGYQDLARQVLFPSAPKPYAVMGAPLPLRRT, from the coding sequence ATGGCAGCAGATTCCGGGGGCGGACCCCGCACCACCGGCGTCCGGGTCGGGCCGATCGACCTCGCGGCCCGCGTCGACGAGGCCCTGGCCGTCCAGGCCGTCGCCTTCGGCCTGAGCGCCGGAGAGGTCGAGGTCCGCCGGCACATCGTGCTCCGGCACCTCGACCACCCGCACGCCCGCGCGCTCGGCGCCCTCACACCCGAGGGCCGCCTCGTCGGCTTCGTCTACGGCATGCCCAACGACCGCGGCCACTGGTGGTCCACCGTGGTCGAGCCCTATCTCCGCGCCACCGGCAGCGCCCACTGGCTGGACGACGCCTTCGTGATCACCGAGCTCCACGTCCACCCGGACTTCCAGAACCGGGGCATCGGCCGCACCCTGATCACCACCATCACCGACGCGGTCGCCCAGCCCCGCTCGATCCTCTCCGCGATCGACACCGAGAGCCCGGCCCGCGGCCTCTACCGCTCCCTCGGCTACCAGGACCTCGCCCGCCAGGTGCTCTTCCCCAGCGCCCCCAAGCCGTACGCGGTGATGGGAGCGCCCCTGCCACTGCGCCGTACGTGA
- a CDS encoding M50 family metallopeptidase has product MSMTTILLTILGIAVFAFGLLFSIAWHELGHLSTAKLFGIRVPQYMVGFGPTVWSRRKGDTEYGIKAIPAGGYIRMIGMFPPGADGKLEARSTSPWRGMIEDARSASFEELQPGDEDRLFYTRKPWKRVIVMFAGPFMNLVLAVAIFLGVAMTFGFQTNTTEVAGVQKCVIPQSAERTTCKKSDAVSPAQAAGLKKGDVIVAFDGDRIDSWDTLSDRIRDTTGPADITVRRDGQEKTLHAVLLENAVAKKDSDGQPVPGKFVTAGYLGFAAKSEILPLSFGESVVRMGDMAENGVRSIIALPSKIPALWDAAFGGGERAADSPVGMVGAARIGGEVMALDVPTESQIAMMLNLLAGINLSLFLFNMLPLLPLDGGHIAGALWEALRRHTARIFKRPDPGPFDVAKLMPVAYVVAGVFICFTLLVLVADVVNPVKIT; this is encoded by the coding sequence ATGAGCATGACGACGATCCTGCTGACCATTCTCGGCATCGCCGTCTTCGCGTTCGGTCTGCTCTTCTCCATCGCCTGGCACGAGCTGGGCCACCTCTCCACCGCCAAGCTCTTCGGCATCCGCGTCCCCCAGTACATGGTCGGCTTCGGCCCCACCGTCTGGTCCCGCAGGAAGGGCGACACGGAGTACGGCATCAAGGCCATCCCGGCCGGCGGCTACATCCGGATGATCGGGATGTTCCCGCCCGGCGCCGACGGAAAGCTGGAGGCCCGCTCCACCTCACCCTGGCGCGGCATGATCGAGGACGCCAGATCCGCCTCCTTCGAGGAGCTCCAGCCGGGCGACGAGGACCGCCTCTTCTACACGCGCAAGCCGTGGAAGCGCGTCATCGTGATGTTCGCCGGCCCCTTCATGAACCTGGTGCTGGCCGTCGCGATCTTCCTCGGCGTCGCCATGACCTTCGGCTTCCAGACCAACACCACCGAGGTCGCCGGCGTCCAGAAGTGCGTCATCCCGCAGAGCGCGGAGCGCACCACCTGCAAGAAGTCCGACGCCGTCTCCCCGGCCCAGGCCGCCGGGCTGAAGAAGGGCGACGTGATCGTCGCCTTCGACGGCGACCGCATCGACTCCTGGGACACCCTCTCCGACCGCATCCGCGACACCACGGGCCCCGCCGACATCACCGTCCGGCGCGACGGCCAGGAGAAGACCCTGCACGCGGTGCTCCTGGAGAACGCGGTCGCCAAGAAGGACTCCGACGGCCAGCCCGTCCCCGGCAAGTTCGTCACCGCCGGCTACCTCGGCTTCGCGGCCAAGTCGGAGATCCTGCCGCTCTCCTTCGGCGAATCCGTGGTCCGCATGGGCGACATGGCGGAGAACGGCGTCCGCTCGATCATCGCCCTGCCCTCCAAGATCCCCGCCCTCTGGGACGCCGCGTTCGGAGGCGGCGAGCGCGCCGCGGACTCCCCGGTCGGCATGGTCGGCGCCGCCAGGATCGGCGGCGAGGTGATGGCGCTCGACGTGCCCACGGAGAGCCAGATCGCGATGATGCTCAACCTGCTCGCGGGCATCAACCTCTCGCTGTTCCTCTTCAACATGCTGCCGCTGCTCCCGCTCGACGGCGGCCACATCGCGGGAGCCCTCTGGGAGGCGCTGCGCCGGCACACGGCACGGATCTTCAAGCGCCCCGACCCCGGCCCGTTCGACGTCGCCAAGCTGATGCCCGTCGCCTACGTGGTCGCCGGGGTCTTCATCTGCTTCACCCTGCTCGTCCTCGTCGCCGACGTGGTCAACCCGGTCAAGATCACCTGA
- the dxr gene encoding 1-deoxy-D-xylulose-5-phosphate reductoisomerase, with translation MGPMTDSPAPLADPHLVFDAVEGRRDLVILGSTGSIGTQAIDLVLRNPDLFRVTALSAAGGRVALLAEQARLLRVRTVGVASPDAVPALREALRQEYGAGEPLPEILAGPDAATELAASDCHTVLNGITGSIGLAPTLAALKAGRTLALANKESLIVGGPLVKALAAPGQIIPVDSEHAALFQALAAGTRADVRRLVVTASGGPFRGRTRSELAEVTPEQALAHPTWAMGPVITVNSATLVNKGLEVIEAHLLYDIPFDRIEVVVHPQSYVHSMVEFTDGSTLAQATPPDMRGPIAIGLGWPMRVPEAAPAFDWTKASTWEFIPLDTEAFPSVGLARHVGALGGTAPAVFNAANEECVDAFLSGKLPFNGIMDTVTAVVGEHGTPESGTSLTVADVLEAETWARTRARELSAKAIAEARA, from the coding sequence ATGGGGCCCATGACCGACAGCCCTGCCCCTCTCGCCGACCCGCACCTCGTCTTCGACGCCGTGGAAGGACGCCGGGATCTCGTCATCCTCGGCTCCACCGGGTCCATCGGCACCCAGGCCATCGACCTGGTGCTGCGCAACCCCGACCTCTTCCGCGTCACCGCGCTGTCCGCGGCCGGCGGCCGGGTCGCCCTCCTCGCCGAGCAGGCCCGCCTGCTGAGGGTGCGCACCGTCGGCGTCGCCTCGCCCGACGCCGTACCCGCCCTGCGCGAGGCGCTGCGCCAGGAGTACGGGGCGGGCGAGCCGCTTCCCGAGATCCTCGCCGGACCCGACGCGGCGACGGAGCTGGCCGCGAGCGACTGCCACACCGTGCTCAACGGGATCACCGGCTCCATCGGCCTCGCCCCGACCCTGGCCGCCCTGAAGGCGGGCCGCACCCTGGCGCTCGCCAACAAGGAGTCCCTGATCGTCGGCGGCCCCCTGGTCAAGGCGCTGGCCGCCCCGGGGCAGATCATCCCCGTCGACTCCGAGCACGCAGCGCTCTTCCAGGCGCTCGCCGCCGGCACCCGCGCCGATGTGCGCCGGCTGGTCGTCACCGCGTCCGGCGGCCCCTTCCGCGGCCGCACCAGGAGCGAGCTGGCCGAGGTCACCCCCGAGCAGGCCCTCGCGCACCCGACCTGGGCGATGGGCCCGGTCATCACCGTGAACTCGGCCACCCTGGTCAACAAGGGCCTCGAAGTCATCGAGGCGCACCTGCTCTACGACATCCCCTTCGACCGCATCGAGGTCGTCGTCCACCCCCAGTCGTACGTGCACTCCATGGTCGAGTTCACCGACGGCTCCACGCTCGCCCAGGCCACCCCGCCCGACATGCGCGGCCCGATCGCCATCGGGCTCGGCTGGCCGATGCGCGTGCCCGAAGCGGCGCCCGCGTTCGACTGGACGAAGGCGTCCACCTGGGAGTTCATCCCGCTGGACACCGAAGCCTTCCCGTCCGTCGGCCTCGCCCGGCACGTCGGCGCGCTCGGCGGCACCGCGCCCGCCGTGTTCAACGCGGCCAACGAGGAGTGCGTCGACGCGTTCCTGTCCGGGAAGCTGCCCTTCAACGGCATCATGGACACGGTCACCGCGGTGGTGGGCGAACACGGCACACCGGAATCGGGAACTTCTCTCACCGTCGCGGACGTACTCGAAGCGGAGACCTGGGCGCGGACCCGGGCCCGGGAACTCTCGGCCAAGGCCATTGCGGAGGCACGCGCATGA
- a CDS encoding acyl-CoA dehydrogenase family protein → MSAPSAQQPTPKVTEREARQVAEDAREQDWRKPSFAKELFLGRFRLDLIHPHPQPAGEDVRRGEEFLARLREFCETRVDGALIEREAKIPDEVVNGLKELGALGMKIDVKYGGLGLTQVYYNRALALAGSASPAIGALLSAHQSIGVPQPLKTFGTQEQKDTFLPRLARTDISAFLLTEPDVGSDPARLATTAVRDGDDYVLDGVKLWTTNGVVADLLVVMARVPKSPEGKGGITAFVVEADAPGITVEHRNSFMGLRGIENGVTRFHQVRVPAANRIGPEGAGLRIALTTLNTGRLSLPAMCVGSGKWCLKIAREWSAVREQWGRPVARHEAVGSKIAFIAATTFALEAVVDLASQMADEDRNDIRIEAALAKLYGSEMGCLIADELVQIRGGRGFETAASLAARGERAVPAEQMLRDMRINRIFEGSTEIMHLLIAREAVDAHLKVAGDIIDPDKPLSAKAKAGANAAGFYAKWLPKLVAGPGQLPTTYAEFNPSGHPDLATHLRYVERASRKLARSTFYAMSRWQGRMETKQGFLGRIVDIGAELFAMSAACVRAEHLRATDEHGREAYQLADAFCRQARIRVEELFTRLWSNTDDLDRRVVEGVLSGTYGWLEEGVVDPSGEGPWIADATPGPSTEENVHRPIR, encoded by the coding sequence ATGTCCGCTCCATCCGCACAACAACCCACGCCCAAGGTCACCGAACGCGAAGCGCGCCAGGTCGCCGAGGACGCCCGGGAACAGGACTGGCGCAAACCCAGCTTCGCCAAGGAACTCTTCCTCGGCCGCTTCCGCCTGGACCTGATCCACCCGCACCCGCAGCCCGCCGGCGAGGACGTCCGGCGCGGCGAGGAATTCCTCGCCCGGCTCCGCGAGTTCTGCGAGACCCGGGTCGACGGCGCCCTCATCGAACGCGAGGCGAAGATCCCCGACGAGGTCGTGAACGGCCTCAAGGAACTCGGCGCGCTCGGCATGAAGATCGACGTCAAGTACGGCGGCCTCGGCCTGACCCAGGTCTACTACAACCGGGCCCTCGCCCTGGCCGGCTCCGCGAGCCCCGCGATCGGCGCCCTGCTCTCCGCCCACCAGTCGATCGGCGTGCCCCAGCCGCTGAAGACCTTCGGCACCCAGGAGCAGAAGGACACCTTCCTGCCCCGGCTCGCCCGAACCGACATCTCCGCCTTCCTCCTCACCGAGCCGGACGTGGGCTCCGACCCGGCACGGCTCGCCACCACCGCCGTCCGGGACGGGGACGACTACGTCCTCGACGGGGTGAAGCTCTGGACCACCAACGGCGTCGTCGCCGACCTGCTGGTCGTCATGGCACGCGTACCGAAGTCACCGGAGGGCAAGGGCGGCATCACCGCCTTCGTGGTCGAGGCGGACGCCCCCGGCATCACCGTCGAGCACCGCAACTCCTTCATGGGCCTGCGCGGCATCGAGAACGGCGTCACCCGCTTCCACCAGGTGCGCGTGCCCGCCGCCAACCGCATCGGACCCGAGGGCGCCGGGCTCAGGATCGCGCTCACCACGCTCAACACCGGCCGGCTCTCGCTGCCCGCGATGTGCGTCGGCTCCGGCAAGTGGTGCCTGAAGATCGCCCGCGAGTGGTCCGCCGTCCGCGAGCAGTGGGGCAGGCCGGTCGCCCGGCACGAGGCCGTCGGCTCCAAGATCGCCTTCATCGCCGCGACCACCTTCGCCCTGGAGGCCGTGGTCGACCTGGCCTCGCAGATGGCCGACGAGGACCGCAACGACATCCGCATCGAGGCGGCGCTCGCCAAGCTGTACGGCTCCGAGATGGGCTGCCTGATCGCCGACGAACTGGTCCAGATCCGCGGCGGACGCGGTTTCGAGACCGCCGCCTCCCTCGCCGCCCGGGGCGAACGGGCCGTGCCCGCCGAGCAGATGCTCCGCGACATGCGGATCAACCGGATCTTCGAGGGCTCCACGGAGATCATGCACCTGCTGATCGCCCGCGAGGCCGTCGACGCCCACCTCAAGGTCGCCGGCGACATCATCGACCCCGACAAGCCCCTCTCCGCCAAGGCGAAGGCGGGCGCCAACGCGGCCGGCTTCTACGCCAAGTGGCTGCCCAAGCTCGTCGCGGGCCCCGGCCAGCTGCCCACCACCTACGCCGAGTTCAACCCGTCCGGCCACCCGGACCTGGCCACGCATCTGCGGTACGTCGAACGCGCCTCGCGCAAGCTGGCCCGCTCCACCTTCTACGCGATGTCCCGCTGGCAGGGCCGGATGGAGACCAAACAGGGCTTCCTCGGCCGGATCGTGGACATCGGCGCCGAACTCTTCGCGATGAGCGCCGCCTGCGTCCGCGCCGAGCACCTGCGCGCCACGGACGAGCACGGCCGCGAGGCGTACCAGCTCGCCGACGCCTTCTGCCGCCAGGCCCGCATCCGCGTCGAGGAGCTGTTCACCCGGCTCTGGTCCAACACCGACGACCTCGACCGGCGCGTCGTCGAGGGCGTCCTGTCCGGCACCTACGGCTGGCTGGAGGAGGGCGTGGTCGACCCCAGCGGCGAGGGCCCCTGGATCGCCGACGCCACCCCGGGCCCCTCCACCGAGGAGAACGTCCACCGCCCGATCCGCTGA
- a CDS encoding aldehyde dehydrogenase family protein encodes MTSTHAFWLAGRQATGEESFDVTNSWDGRLVGTVSVPTEAQVEEAVAAAHAVREEFAATPAHVRAAALDHMARRLAERTEEIAQLISAENGKPIKWARGEVGRAVSVFRFASEEARRFNSGEAQRLDTDAGGTGRLGLTRRFPRGTVLGIAPFNFPLNLSAHKVAPAIAVGVPIILKPAPATPISSLVLGELLAETDLPAGSWSVLTVPNDRMPALVQDERLPVISFTGSAPVGYAIMDSAPRKHCTLELGGNGAAVVLGDYASDEDLDWAATRIATFSNYQGGQSCISVQRVIADAAVYDRLLPRIVAAVEAQVTGDPSDPATDVGPLVDEAAARRVESWVDEAVAAGAQLLAGGKRDGSTYAPTVLAGLPDGVTLASEEVFGPVLSVQKAHGEAEAFAAVNASQYGLQAGVFTHDIQAAFRAHRALEVGGVIIGDVPSYRADQMPYGGAKQSGVGREGVRYAMDDYTYERVLVLTGLAL; translated from the coding sequence ATGACCTCCACCCACGCCTTCTGGCTGGCCGGCCGCCAGGCCACCGGCGAGGAAAGCTTCGACGTCACCAACTCCTGGGACGGGCGCCTCGTCGGGACGGTCTCCGTACCGACCGAGGCCCAGGTCGAGGAGGCCGTCGCCGCCGCGCACGCCGTGCGCGAGGAGTTCGCCGCGACCCCGGCCCACGTCCGCGCCGCCGCCCTCGACCACATGGCCCGCCGGCTGGCCGAGCGCACCGAGGAGATCGCCCAGCTGATCTCCGCCGAGAACGGCAAGCCCATCAAGTGGGCGCGCGGCGAGGTCGGGCGGGCCGTGTCCGTGTTCCGCTTCGCCTCCGAGGAGGCCCGCCGGTTCAACAGCGGCGAGGCCCAGCGCCTGGACACCGACGCCGGCGGCACCGGCCGCCTCGGCCTCACCCGGCGCTTCCCGCGCGGCACCGTCCTCGGCATCGCGCCCTTCAACTTCCCGCTGAACCTCAGCGCCCACAAGGTCGCCCCGGCCATCGCCGTCGGCGTCCCGATCATCCTCAAGCCCGCCCCGGCCACCCCGATCTCCTCGCTGGTCCTGGGTGAGCTGCTGGCCGAGACGGACCTGCCGGCCGGCTCCTGGTCCGTCCTCACGGTCCCCAACGACCGGATGCCCGCCCTCGTCCAGGACGAGCGGCTGCCCGTGATCTCCTTCACCGGGTCCGCCCCCGTCGGCTACGCGATCATGGACTCGGCGCCCCGTAAGCACTGCACGCTGGAGCTCGGCGGCAACGGCGCCGCCGTCGTCCTCGGCGACTACGCCTCCGACGAGGACCTGGACTGGGCCGCGACCCGCATCGCGACCTTCTCCAACTACCAGGGCGGCCAGTCCTGCATCTCCGTCCAGCGCGTCATCGCCGACGCGGCGGTCTACGACCGGCTGCTGCCCAGGATCGTCGCGGCCGTGGAGGCCCAGGTCACCGGCGACCCGTCCGACCCCGCCACCGACGTCGGCCCGCTCGTGGACGAGGCCGCCGCCCGGCGCGTCGAGTCCTGGGTGGACGAGGCCGTCGCGGCGGGCGCCCAGCTCCTCGCGGGCGGCAAGCGCGACGGGTCCACGTACGCCCCGACGGTCCTCGCCGGACTGCCCGACGGCGTCACCCTCGCATCCGAGGAGGTCTTCGGGCCGGTCCTGTCCGTGCAGAAGGCGCACGGCGAGGCCGAGGCGTTCGCCGCCGTCAACGCCTCGCAGTACGGGCTCCAGGCAGGCGTGTTCACCCATGACATCCAGGCCGCCTTCCGCGCCCACCGCGCGCTGGAGGTCGGCGGTGTGATCATCGGCGACGTGCCCTCGTACCGCGCCGACCAGATGCCGTACGGCGGAGCCAAGCAGTCCGGCGTGGGCCGCGAAGGCGTCCGCTACGCGATGGACGACTACACCTACGAACGCGTCCTCGTCCTCACCGGCCTGGCGCTCTGA